TCTCGTCATAAACTATATTATCTTGTCTGTCAAGTATTTTCAGGTTTCTTACATTCTTTGAATCCATATCATCTGGTTCTATATAATTTCCCGGGTTTTCAATAATGATAAAATGTTCTCCATCTGGACTTGAACTAATTTCAACATTTTTGCCTTTATAAATCACGCTTTTATTATGTTCGCTATCAATTTTCAAAACTTCTTTTACATATTCATCATTTCTTACATTCTTCAATACACTGTAATATAGATATTGATCCCTGACTTCAATATTTATATCTATCCCTTCCGCTAATATCCTGGCAGAAGAATTTTCTGCATACTACCATAATTGAACATCGTTAACATCATTGCTATTAAACATTAAGACTATATAGTATATTTCACCGATTTCCTTAACATGTAATATTTTACTTATCTCTATATTTGTTTCTTCTAGATTGTTATTTAACATATTTTTGTTGCTATTATAGTTTTTTATGCTCTCTTTTAATTCTGTAATTTTTAATTTTAACTCTTCATTTTCACTTTTATAATATTCTAAATCTGAATTAGACTCTACGTTACTGCACCCTGCTAAAAGTATAGAATTTGCTAATACAAAAATAATTACTGCACTTATAAAAATATGCTTTTTTAGTTCTAAAGTTATATTTATAATCATCTAAATTTCCCTTTGGCAATTATTGTTAATGGTTATTTTTATTATATGTTATATTTTTGTTAATAGCAAAATAAAGTCGGTTCTATAATCAGACAGGTTGTTATAAATTGATGTCATTTTTCTATAAATCGTGTTGTTTAAATTACATTTTGAATTTTATAAATTAAGTGCCTTTTATACTCATAATATATTCACTCGTTATTTGTAACTCGATTTTATTTGTGCCAGCTCTGATACTGTTCTTTATGAACTGTAGTAAGTTGTTTTTTGTGTATCTCATTTTTTCTTTAGTTGCCAAGATTCGTTTTTTTTAAATTACACTTTTCTTTTTCATTTTAGCAAGTCCTTTTTTCTCTTGGAGCGTACCCTTTCGGGTTAGGCTTTGCTTTCCCCGATAACAGATTTTATTGTTTTAAGTTTTTCGTGTGAATGTCGATTTATATATTGTATCGAATTTTTGTTCGTTTAAATTTTAAAAAACGGTTAACATTTTACTTGCGAATTTTGTTCTTATTTATTAGGGGGGATAACTAATGAAAAGAAGTTTATACGAGTACTTTAAATTATCACAAAAAAATAATGAAGAATATATAATTTATTTGTATCACAAGTTTCTGCCAATGATAAAGAAATTTGGAAGAAAATTAAATTATGAAGAAGAAGCCGAAAGCGATTTAACCATTTTTTTATTAGAATTTATTAAAAATATTGATCTTAATAAATTTAAAAATAGAGGTGATGGTGAAATAGTTAATTACATTTACTCCGCATTTAATAGCAAATATATAAATATTTTAAAAACCAATATTAGAAAAAAAATTGATATCTCTACTTACGAGACTGAATTTGTTTGTTATGATTGCTATTCAAGTCTTGAACTAACAAATCTTTTTAGTTTAATAAAAAATTTAAGTACTATACAAAAAAAAATAATATTAGGAAAATTTTACTATGGTTATTCTGATATTGAATTATCTCAAATTTTACGCATTTCAAGACAAGCTATTTATAAACAAAAAAAGAAAGCATTTGCATTATTGAAAATAGAAATACTAAAGGCAGGCGATGAATTATATGGAAGAAAAATTGTTTGAAGTTGCAGCAACTCAAGGAATATGGGCAGTTTTATCTATTTCTTTAATTTTTTATATTTTAAAAGCACAGGAAAAAAGAGATACAAGACAGGAAGAGAGAGAGAAAAATTATCAAAATATAATTACAATGTTAAGTGATAAATTAAATATTGTAGAAGATATAAAATCTGATATTAGCGAAATTAAAAATAATATTTTTAATAAATAGGTTTACATTTTTAAATTAAAATTGTTTCTTATTAATGAAAGTTTAAATTAACCTAGGAAATTTAAATCTTGGTACAATAAATTTTAGGAGGAATTAAAAATGTCATTTCAAACAACATTAATGTCAAAAATAAGAGAGTACACACCCTTGAAACTTACTTACAATACTGTTACTAGAGAGTTAAAAGTCCCATATTATTATGGTGGGAAAAAAACACCTGCTCAAATAAAAAATGCATTATTGGGTACTCCTGCCGTATTTACTTCCACTGGAGGATTAAAAACAGCAGACGAGATACAATCCATTATAAATTCAAATAAGAGCAATTATGGTGTAGATTGTTCCGGCTTCGCTTATTATGTTCTTAACGAAGCTTCTGATGGAGCTGTCATGGACCAATTTGGTGCTTCTTATTCTAGTGGGGTTTCATCATCAAATATGACATCATCTGAAAACGGAACTGTTAAAACAAAAGCCAAGGACATAGTTACTGGCTGTACTATCGGTTTAACAGGACATGTTATGGTCATTTCTAATGTTATTAAAGGAAGTGATGGACGTGTAATTCAAATAAATTACTATCACTCAGAAACAACAACAAAACCTGGAGGACAAGATGGGGTTAATGCAGGTTATATCACCATAGGTGATGAAAATCAAGACTTGGATGGTTCATCTCAAACATGGAATGACACATATGATTACGGTTATGCATTAAAAGATATTTATGTAAGAACAATTTTATTGTCAAGTCTTGCAAGCCTAGTATAAATAAAAAATCCCCTATTTAGGGGATCCCGACTGTAAACAAAGTCGTAAGATTAGAATAAAATCTTACGACTTTGTTGCGTTAAAGATATTCAAAAATTGTTGAAAAATATATGCTTTCAAGTAATTTTATGGTAAAATAAAAACAAGAAAATTAGAGCTGTGTTTACCATGATGAGCAAAGAAACTGATAAAAAACGAGAACAGGTACAAATGATGTCGATGGATGAAATTGTTCCACATAATCATCTTCTAAGAGACATTGAAAGAGCAATAGATTTTTCATTTATCTATGATTTAGTTAAAGAAAAATACTCTGAAGAAAAAGGCAAGCCCAGCCTGGATCCAATCATACTGATAAAAATAGTACTCATACAATATTTGTATGGAATAAAAAGCATGCGTCAAACGGTTAAGGATATAGAGGTAACCGTAGCGTACAGATGGTTTCTCAGATTAACAATGTACGACCCTGTACCGCATTTTAGCACATTCGGAAAGAACTACTCAAGAAGGTTCAAGGGTACGGATTTGTTTGAACAGATATTTACCAAAATATTAGATGAATACAAAAGCAAATGCTACATATGTAAAAATTGTCCATATCTAAGTAAATGCACAAACAGCAAGGAACATGTAAAGTTGGTATTTGACACGTCTGGGAAGAATACATTGAGACTTGTGAAGATATACGCCATACAAATGGTATGAAGAAAATCTATGATTTAAGAA
Above is a window of Sedimentibacter sp. MB35-C1 DNA encoding:
- a CDS encoding BhlA/UviB family holin-like peptide gives rise to the protein MEEKLFEVAATQGIWAVLSISLIFYILKAQEKRDTRQEEREKNYQNIITMLSDKLNIVEDIKSDISEIKNNIFNK